In Streptomyces sp. NBC_01408, one DNA window encodes the following:
- a CDS encoding cytochrome ubiquinol oxidase subunit I: MDLALAPETLARWQFGITTVYHFLFVPLTISLAALTAGLQTAWVRTEKEKYLRATKFWGKLFLINIAMGVVTGIVQEFQFGMNWSDYSRFVGDIFGAPLAFEALIAFFFESTFIGLWIFGWDKLPKKIHLACIWMVSIGTVLSAYFILAANSWMQHPVGYRINEERGRAELTDFWLVLTQNTALTQFFHTITAAFLVGGAFMVGIAAFHLARKRHIPVMRTSLRLGLTVMIIAGLGTAISGDLLGKVMYKQQPMKMAAAEALWDGEAPAPFSVFAYGDVDKGHNKVAIEIPGLLSFLANDDFTSFVPGINDVNKAQQEKFGPGDYRPNIAVAYWGFRWMIGFGMASLGVGVLGMWLTRRKFLLPPGLRTGDDEVPHLVLFKGALSPKFAKWYWILALWTMLFPLIANSWGWIFTEMGRQPWVVYGVLRTRDAVSPHVSQGEVLTSMIGFTLLYAVLAVIEVKLLVKYVKAGPPELTEADLNPPTKIGGDDKNPDRPMAFSY, encoded by the coding sequence GTGGACCTGGCTTTGGCGCCGGAGACGCTGGCGCGATGGCAGTTCGGTATTACCACCGTCTATCACTTCCTGTTCGTCCCGCTGACGATCTCCCTCGCCGCGCTCACGGCCGGGCTGCAGACCGCATGGGTGCGCACCGAGAAGGAGAAGTACCTCAGGGCCACGAAGTTCTGGGGAAAGCTTTTCTTGATCAATATCGCGATGGGCGTCGTCACCGGCATCGTCCAGGAGTTCCAGTTCGGCATGAACTGGTCCGACTACTCGCGGTTCGTCGGTGACATCTTCGGGGCCCCGCTGGCCTTCGAAGCGCTGATCGCCTTCTTCTTCGAGTCGACCTTCATCGGCCTGTGGATCTTCGGCTGGGACAAGCTGCCCAAGAAGATCCACCTGGCCTGCATCTGGATGGTGTCCATCGGGACCGTCCTGTCGGCCTACTTCATCCTCGCGGCCAACTCCTGGATGCAGCACCCCGTCGGGTACCGCATCAACGAGGAGCGGGGCCGGGCCGAGCTCACCGACTTCTGGCTCGTGCTCACCCAGAACACGGCGCTCACCCAGTTCTTCCACACCATCACGGCCGCCTTCCTCGTCGGCGGCGCGTTCATGGTCGGCATCGCCGCCTTCCACCTGGCGCGCAAGAGGCACATCCCGGTGATGCGGACCTCGCTGCGACTCGGCCTGACCGTCATGATCATCGCCGGTTTGGGCACGGCCATCAGCGGTGACCTGCTCGGCAAGGTGATGTACAAGCAGCAGCCGATGAAGATGGCCGCCGCCGAGGCGCTCTGGGACGGCGAGGCGCCGGCGCCCTTCTCGGTCTTCGCCTACGGCGACGTCGACAAGGGCCACAACAAGGTCGCGATAGAGATCCCCGGCCTGCTGTCCTTCCTGGCCAACGACGACTTCACCTCTTTCGTCCCGGGCATCAACGACGTCAACAAGGCTCAGCAGGAGAAGTTCGGCCCCGGCGACTACCGGCCCAACATCGCCGTTGCCTACTGGGGCTTCCGGTGGATGATCGGCTTCGGCATGGCCTCGCTCGGCGTCGGAGTGCTGGGGATGTGGCTGACCCGCAGGAAGTTCCTGCTGCCGCCGGGACTGCGCACCGGGGACGACGAAGTCCCGCACCTGGTCCTCTTCAAGGGCGCGCTGAGCCCCAAGTTCGCCAAGTGGTACTGGATCCTCGCGCTGTGGACCATGCTCTTCCCGCTGATCGCCAATTCCTGGGGCTGGATCTTCACCGAGATGGGCCGCCAGCCGTGGGTGGTCTACGGAGTCCTGCGCACCCGTGACGCGGTCTCGCCCCACGTCTCCCAGGGCGAGGTGCTCACCTCGATGATCGGCTTCACGCTGCTCTACGCCGTACTCGCGGTGATCGAGGTCAAGCTGCTCGTGAAGTACGTCAAGGCCGGGCCGCCCGAGCTCACCGAGGCCGACCTGAACCCGCCCACCAAGATCGGCGGGGACGACAAGAACCCTGACCGGCCGATGGCCTTCTCGTACTGA
- a CDS encoding cyclophilin-like fold protein, whose translation MQIRISWPAGQLTATLDETPTSKALAEALPISASANTWGEEVYFDTGVSVALEHDARQVVEPGTVAFWTEGDALALPYGPTPISRGGESRLASPCNVLGSFDGDPRLLSTVRDGDPVRVELA comes from the coding sequence ATGCAGATACGAATCTCCTGGCCTGCGGGCCAGCTCACCGCAACCCTCGACGAGACCCCGACCAGCAAGGCGCTGGCCGAGGCCCTTCCGATCTCCGCCTCCGCGAACACCTGGGGTGAGGAGGTCTACTTCGACACCGGCGTCTCCGTGGCGCTGGAGCACGACGCCCGGCAGGTCGTCGAACCCGGCACGGTCGCGTTCTGGACCGAGGGCGACGCGCTCGCGCTCCCCTACGGCCCGACTCCCATCTCGCGCGGAGGCGAGAGCCGCCTGGCGAGCCCGTGCAACGTGCTCGGCTCGTTCGACGGCGACCCCCGCCTGCTGTCGACCGTCCGCGACGGCGACCCGGTCCGCGTGGAACTGGCGTAA
- the hisC gene encoding histidinol-phosphate transaminase, which yields MSEKSPKLRAELDGIPTYKPGKPAAAGGAVAYKLSSNENPYPPLPGVLETAVAAAGNFNRYPDMACTGLVNELAERFGVPVEHVATGTGSVGVAQSLIQSTAGPGDEVMYAWRSFEAYPIITQISGATSVRVPLTDGDVHDLDAMAEAITERTRLIFVCNPNNPTGTAVRRAELERFLDRVPSDILVVLDEAYREFVRDADVPDGIELYRSRPNVAVLRTFSKAYGLAGLRVGFAVAHEPVAAALRKTAVPFGVSQLAQDAAVASLRAEDELMGRVGALVCERNRVHETLIAQGWTVPDTQANFVWMRLGERTADFAAACEKAGVVVRPFAGEGLRVTIGETEANDLFLHTAEAFFKEL from the coding sequence GTGAGCGAGAAGAGCCCGAAGCTGCGCGCCGAGCTGGACGGCATTCCGACATACAAGCCCGGCAAGCCCGCGGCCGCGGGCGGGGCCGTTGCCTACAAGCTGTCCTCGAACGAGAACCCGTACCCGCCGCTGCCCGGGGTACTGGAGACCGCGGTCGCGGCGGCCGGGAACTTCAACCGGTACCCGGACATGGCCTGCACCGGCCTGGTGAACGAGCTCGCGGAGCGGTTCGGGGTGCCGGTCGAGCACGTTGCCACCGGCACCGGCTCGGTGGGTGTGGCCCAGTCGCTGATCCAGTCGACGGCCGGCCCGGGCGACGAGGTCATGTACGCCTGGCGCTCCTTCGAGGCGTACCCGATCATCACGCAGATCTCGGGTGCGACCTCCGTGCGGGTACCGCTGACGGACGGGGACGTGCACGACCTGGACGCGATGGCCGAGGCGATCACCGAGCGGACCCGGCTGATCTTCGTCTGCAACCCCAACAACCCCACGGGCACCGCCGTACGCCGTGCCGAGCTGGAGCGGTTCCTGGACCGGGTGCCCTCCGACATCCTGGTGGTGCTGGACGAGGCCTACCGCGAGTTCGTACGCGACGCGGACGTGCCGGACGGCATCGAGCTGTACCGCAGCCGGCCGAACGTGGCCGTGCTGCGCACGTTCTCCAAGGCGTACGGCCTGGCCGGCCTGCGGGTCGGGTTCGCCGTGGCGCACGAGCCGGTGGCCGCGGCGCTGCGCAAGACGGCGGTGCCCTTCGGCGTCAGCCAGCTCGCCCAGGACGCGGCGGTCGCTTCGCTGCGTGCGGAGGACGAGCTGATGGGCCGCGTCGGGGCGCTGGTGTGCGAGCGCAACCGGGTCCACGAGACGCTGATCGCTCAGGGCTGGACGGTCCCGGACACTCAGGCGAACTTCGTGTGGATGCGGCTGGGGGAGCGGACCGCCGACTTCGCGGCGGCCTGCGAGAAGGCCGGTGTGGTGGTCCGGCCCTTCGCGGGTGAAGGCCTGCGGGTCACGATCGGTGAGACCGAGGCGAACGACCTCTTCCTGCACACGGCCGAGGCGTTCTTCAAGGAGCTGTAG
- the cydB gene encoding cytochrome d ubiquinol oxidase subunit II gives MQLHDVWFVLIAVLWTGYFFLEGFDFGVGVLTKLLARDRKEKRVLINTIGPVWDGNEVWLLTAGGATFAAFPDWYATLFSGFYLPLLLILVCLIIRGVAFEYRHKRPEDRWQTNWEHAIFWTSLIPAFLWGVAFANIVRGVKIDQDMEYVGSLFDLLNVYSILGGLVTLTLFTFHGAVFTSLKTVGDIRDRSRTLATRLGVVTAVLALVFLIWTQVSRGDGKSLIAMAVAVVALLAALGFNLAGREGWSFALSGVTIAAAVAMLFLTLFPNVMPSSLDDAWNLTVTNASSSPYTLKIMTWCAGVATPLVLLYQGWTYWVFRKRIGTQHIVDVH, from the coding sequence ATGCAACTCCATGACGTCTGGTTCGTGCTCATCGCCGTCCTGTGGACCGGCTACTTCTTCCTGGAGGGCTTCGACTTCGGAGTCGGCGTACTGACCAAGCTGCTCGCCCGCGACCGCAAGGAGAAGCGGGTCCTGATCAACACGATCGGGCCCGTGTGGGACGGCAACGAGGTCTGGCTGCTCACGGCCGGCGGCGCGACCTTCGCCGCCTTCCCCGACTGGTACGCCACCCTCTTCTCCGGCTTCTATCTGCCGCTGCTGCTCATCCTGGTCTGCCTGATCATCCGCGGTGTCGCCTTCGAGTACCGGCACAAGCGTCCCGAGGACAGGTGGCAGACCAACTGGGAACACGCGATCTTCTGGACCTCGCTGATACCCGCGTTCCTGTGGGGCGTGGCCTTCGCCAACATCGTGCGCGGCGTGAAGATCGACCAGGACATGGAGTACGTCGGCAGCCTCTTCGATCTGCTCAACGTCTACTCGATCCTCGGCGGCCTGGTCACCCTCACCCTGTTCACCTTCCACGGCGCGGTCTTCACCTCGCTCAAGACGGTCGGTGACATCCGGGACCGCTCGCGCACACTGGCCACCCGGCTCGGTGTGGTCACGGCCGTCCTGGCACTCGTCTTCCTGATCTGGACCCAGGTCTCGCGCGGCGACGGCAAGAGCCTGATCGCGATGGCCGTCGCCGTGGTGGCGCTGCTCGCGGCCCTCGGCTTCAACCTGGCGGGCCGTGAGGGCTGGTCGTTCGCACTGTCCGGGGTCACCATCGCGGCGGCCGTCGCGATGCTCTTCCTGACACTCTTCCCGAACGTCATGCCGTCCTCGCTGGACGACGCCTGGAACCTCACGGTCACCAACGCCTCGTCCAGCCCGTACACCCTGAAGATCATGACCTGGTGCGCGGGAGTGGCCACGCCGCTCGTCCTGCTCTACCAGGGCTGGACGTACTGGGTGTTCCGCAAGCGGATCGGGACGCAGCACATCGTCGATGTGCACTGA